In Plutella xylostella chromosome 3, ilPluXylo3.1, whole genome shotgun sequence, the following proteins share a genomic window:
- the LOC105380038 gene encoding carboxypeptidase B isoform X1: MQIIKEKSHIKMQFNSSKFNEDFFNTSYDDLSTMSFRTENSTQANISPNKGRCIPNYMKGLRHIEPRPKQKSIHVQYMTWKKYHRLAVVYAFLDQLEKEYPAICTVVVIGKSVHGRDIKMLKISNTDATNSGVWLDGCIHAREWITTSVVTYIANCLVTQFHCLPKYITNKDWHIVPVLNPDGYVYTHTKDRLWRKNRSKFKGGIGVDLNRNFSYGWGNNGDEGSSDDPSSNFYRGPEPFSEPESASVRDAILGSHSTFKVFLSFHSYFECIIFPWGYKVEPCPDYIKLLEGGIAMSRAIHQSTGKTYKVGSTKDLTYFACGTSTDWSYGVANIPYCYMVELRGRKHKFKLPREEILDTCVENWQGVCKLMEYVDKTS, encoded by the exons ATGCAAATTATAAAAGAAAAGAGTCATATTAAAATGCAATTTAATTCATCAAAATTcaatgaagatttttttaatacatccTACGATGATTTATCAACAATGTCCTTCAGAACCGAGAATAGCACACAGGCCAATATATCACCCAACAAAG GAAGGTGCATTCCCAATTACATGAAAGGATTAAGACACATAGAGCCGAGACCTAAACAAAAATCAATACATG TACAGTATATGACCTGGAAAAAGTACCATAGGCTAGCAGTCGTGTATGCATTTTTGGATCAACTCGAAAAAGAATATCCCGCTATCTGCACCGTTGTTGTTATAGGAAAGTCGGTCCACGGGAGAGATATTAAG ATGCTGAAGATATCTAACACTGATGCTACGAACAGCGGAGTATGGCTGGACGGGTGCATACACGCGCGGGAGTGGATCACGACATCGGTGGTCACGTACATAGCCAACTGCCTGGTGACACAGTTCCACTGCTTACCGAAATATATCACCAATAAAGACTG GCACATAGTACCAGTTCTCAACCCAGATGGTTACGTATACACCCATACGAAAGACAGACTCTGGAGGAAAAACAGATCAAAGTTTAAAGGCGGCATTGGTGTTGACCTAAACAGAAATTTCAG CTATGGTTGGGGTAACAACGGAGATGAGGGCTCTTCAGATGATCCTTCTAGTAATTTCTACAGAGGACCTGAACCATTTTCAGAACCAGAAAGCGCTTCAGTCAGG GACGCAATATTGGGTTCACACTCTACTTTCAAAGTGTTTTTATCTTTCCATAGCTACTTTGAATGTATAATATTTCCGTGGGGATACAAAGTTGAGCCTTGTCCGGATTATATCAAACTTTTAGAGGGTGGCATCGCGATGTCCAGG GCAATCCACCAGTCCACTGGCAAAACCTACAAGGTCGGGAGCACAAAAGACCTCACCTACTTCGCGTGCGGCACCAGTACTGACTGGAGCTACGGGGTCGCCAACATTCCCTACTGCTACATGGTCGAGCTACGGGGGAGGAAACACAAGTTCAAACTGCCCAGGGAGGAGATACTGGACACCTGCGTGGAGAACTGGCAAGGTGTTTGCAAATTGATGGAGTATGTGGATAAGACAAGCTGA
- the LOC125489001 gene encoding uncharacterized protein LOC125489001 — MAKISVGTLTVFNHEVHDWIIYKDRLEQWFLANDVELEEKTGNKRRAILLSSLAEQTYRLLRDLALPKEVGTLTYTSVIALLDSHFQPKKCGFAERSKFHGATQSSGESLAEWAARVRGLATHCAFGEAVFEDAIRDRFVLGLAPGPERDKLFTLEMEELTLSKALAMAEGVRCAREGSRQTAPGAAPPDPLHVFKMAAAPRTAAARAPGSTQAARDGGGGSAGPVTCSACGYEGHQLPTCKFTRYKCKKCGVKGHLRRVCTGKNLVRQHFVECSASCNEDDVLTM, encoded by the exons ATGGCTAAAATATCAGTTGGAACATTAACTGTGTTTAACCATGAAGTGCACGATTGGATAATTTATAAAGATAGGCTAGAACAGTGGTTTTTAGCTAACGATGTTGAGTTGGAGGAAAAGACCGGCAATAAGCGACGCGCCATCTTGCTAAGTAGTTTGGCGGAGCAAACCTACAGACTTCTCCGTGATTTAGCTTTGCCTAAGGAAGTTGGAACACTTACATATACAAGTGTTATTGCTTTGCTTGATAGCCACTTTCAACCGAAGAAGTGTGGCTTCGCAGAGCGATCAAAATTCCACGGGGCAACGCAGTCATCGGGTGAATCCTTAGCAGAATGGGCGGCGCGTGTACGTGGCTTAGCGACTCATTGTGCCTTTGGAGAGGCTGTGTTCGAGGACGCCATACGAGACCGCTTCGTACTGGGCTTGGCACCTGGTCCAGAGCGCGATAAACTGTTCACGCTGGAGATGGAGGAGCTGACGCTGAGCAAGGCGTTGGCGATGGCTGAAGGCGTGAGGTGTGCGCGCGAGGGCTCGCGGCAGACGGCTCCAGGGGCGGCGCCTCCAGATCCTCTGCACGTGTTCAAGATGGCGGCGGCGCCGAGGACggcggccgcgcgcgcgccgggtAGCACCCAGGCCGCGCGCGACGGCGGTGGCGGCTCGGCAGGCCCTGTCACCTGTTCAGCATGTGGCTATGAGGGCCATCAGCTTCCTACATGCAAGTTTACGCGTTATAAGTGTAAAAAGTGCGGTGTTAAGGGTCACCTTCGTAGGGTGTGCACAGGGAAAAACCTAGTGCGGCAACATTTTGTTGAGTGCTCGGCCAGTTGTAACGAGGACGATG TCCTTACAATGTGA
- the LOC105380038 gene encoding carboxypeptidase B isoform X2 — protein sequence MKGLRHIEPRPKQKSIHVQYMTWKKYHRLAVVYAFLDQLEKEYPAICTVVVIGKSVHGRDIKMLKISNTDATNSGVWLDGCIHAREWITTSVVTYIANCLVTQFHCLPKYITNKDWHIVPVLNPDGYVYTHTKDRLWRKNRSKFKGGIGVDLNRNFSYGWGNNGDEGSSDDPSSNFYRGPEPFSEPESASVRDAILGSHSTFKVFLSFHSYFECIIFPWGYKVEPCPDYIKLLEGGIAMSRAIHQSTGKTYKVGSTKDLTYFACGTSTDWSYGVANIPYCYMVELRGRKHKFKLPREEILDTCVENWQGVCKLMEYVDKTS from the exons ATGAAAGGATTAAGACACATAGAGCCGAGACCTAAACAAAAATCAATACATG TACAGTATATGACCTGGAAAAAGTACCATAGGCTAGCAGTCGTGTATGCATTTTTGGATCAACTCGAAAAAGAATATCCCGCTATCTGCACCGTTGTTGTTATAGGAAAGTCGGTCCACGGGAGAGATATTAAG ATGCTGAAGATATCTAACACTGATGCTACGAACAGCGGAGTATGGCTGGACGGGTGCATACACGCGCGGGAGTGGATCACGACATCGGTGGTCACGTACATAGCCAACTGCCTGGTGACACAGTTCCACTGCTTACCGAAATATATCACCAATAAAGACTG GCACATAGTACCAGTTCTCAACCCAGATGGTTACGTATACACCCATACGAAAGACAGACTCTGGAGGAAAAACAGATCAAAGTTTAAAGGCGGCATTGGTGTTGACCTAAACAGAAATTTCAG CTATGGTTGGGGTAACAACGGAGATGAGGGCTCTTCAGATGATCCTTCTAGTAATTTCTACAGAGGACCTGAACCATTTTCAGAACCAGAAAGCGCTTCAGTCAGG GACGCAATATTGGGTTCACACTCTACTTTCAAAGTGTTTTTATCTTTCCATAGCTACTTTGAATGTATAATATTTCCGTGGGGATACAAAGTTGAGCCTTGTCCGGATTATATCAAACTTTTAGAGGGTGGCATCGCGATGTCCAGG GCAATCCACCAGTCCACTGGCAAAACCTACAAGGTCGGGAGCACAAAAGACCTCACCTACTTCGCGTGCGGCACCAGTACTGACTGGAGCTACGGGGTCGCCAACATTCCCTACTGCTACATGGTCGAGCTACGGGGGAGGAAACACAAGTTCAAACTGCCCAGGGAGGAGATACTGGACACCTGCGTGGAGAACTGGCAAGGTGTTTGCAAATTGATGGAGTATGTGGATAAGACAAGCTGA
- the LOC105380039 gene encoding carboxypeptidase B isoform X2 encodes MLKISSSHAGNSGAWLDGAIHAREWISAAVVTYIAHHLATHFDGLPESVTNKDWYLVPVLNPDGYVHTHVNDRMWRKNRARHDNKIVGVDLNRNFGPSINSRGEGASVDPNHLNYRGPAPFSEPETAALRDTILNSVVPFKLFLTFHAFSEAIAFPWGATHEPCPDYVPLLEGATVMAKAIEQTSGRLYKVGAFKDIMYRAEGTSIDWSYGTAFIPFSYLIELRSKQHKFLLPNDEIEETCKEILSGVLALAEHVDKQTCVNLK; translated from the exons ATGCTGAAGATATCCTCCAGCCACGCCGGCAACTCGGGCGCGTGGCTGGACGGTGCCATACACGCGCGCGAGTGGATCAGTGCCGCGGTCGTCACGTACATCGCTCATCACCTCGCCACCCACTTCGATGGACTGCCGGAGTCGGTGACTAATAAGGATTG gtacttagtcCCTGTCCTGAATCCGGATGGCTACGTCCACACGCACGTGAATGATCGGATGTGGCGGAAGAACCGAGCTCGACACGATAATAAAATAGTTGGAGTGGATCTTAATAGAAATTTCGG GCCATCAATCAACAGCCGCGGTGAAGGGGCGTCGGTGGACCCCAACCACCTGAACTACCGCGGGCCCGCGCCGTTCTCCGAGCCAGAAACAGCAGCTTTGAGG GACACGATCCTGAACTCGGTAGTTCCGTTCAAGCTGTTCCTGACGTTCCACGCGTTCAGCGAGGCGATCGCGTTCCCGTGGGGCGCCACGCACGAGCCCTGCCCCGACTACGTGCCTCTGCTGGAGGGGGCCACCGTCATGGCTAAG gcTATAGAACAAACATCAGGGCGACTGTACAAAGTAGGGGCCTTCAAGGATATAATGTATCGTGCAGAAGGGACGAGTATCGACTGGAGCTATGGCACGGCGTTCATACCATTCTCCTACCTCATCGAGCTGAGAAGCAAGCAACATAAGTTCTTATTGCCAAACGACGAGATAGAAGAAACTTGCAAAGAAATTTTGAGTGGAGTCCTAGCTTTAGCCGAACATGTTGATAAACAAACCTGTGTTAATTTAAAGTAA
- the LOC105380039 gene encoding carboxypeptidase B isoform X1, which yields MQLEKLLRDRDIAFVVTTADTGSMGAPRLGKNLVTRSIKQMNKDQVMDWHNFYPLHVIYSFLSSLEQQYPSRCTVHCIGYTVEGREIKMLKISSSHAGNSGAWLDGAIHAREWISAAVVTYIAHHLATHFDGLPESVTNKDWYLVPVLNPDGYVHTHVNDRMWRKNRARHDNKIVGVDLNRNFGPSINSRGEGASVDPNHLNYRGPAPFSEPETAALRDTILNSVVPFKLFLTFHAFSEAIAFPWGATHEPCPDYVPLLEGATVMAKAIEQTSGRLYKVGAFKDIMYRAEGTSIDWSYGTAFIPFSYLIELRSKQHKFLLPNDEIEETCKEILSGVLALAEHVDKQTCVNLK from the exons ATGCAGCTGGAAAAACTGTTGAGAGATCGAGACATAGCCTTCGTGGTGACGACCGCTGACACGGGATCTATGGGCGCACCCAGGCTGGGCAAGAACTTGGTCACTCGGAGTATTAAGCAGATGAATAAAG ATCAAGTTATGGACTGGCACAACTTTTATCCCCTCCATGTGATATACAGTTTCTTGTCGAGTCTAGAACAGCAGTATCCTTCCAGGTGCACAGTACACTGTATCGGTTATACAGTGGAAGGTAGAGAAATCAAG ATGCTGAAGATATCCTCCAGCCACGCCGGCAACTCGGGCGCGTGGCTGGACGGTGCCATACACGCGCGCGAGTGGATCAGTGCCGCGGTCGTCACGTACATCGCTCATCACCTCGCCACCCACTTCGATGGACTGCCGGAGTCGGTGACTAATAAGGATTG gtacttagtcCCTGTCCTGAATCCGGATGGCTACGTCCACACGCACGTGAATGATCGGATGTGGCGGAAGAACCGAGCTCGACACGATAATAAAATAGTTGGAGTGGATCTTAATAGAAATTTCGG GCCATCAATCAACAGCCGCGGTGAAGGGGCGTCGGTGGACCCCAACCACCTGAACTACCGCGGGCCCGCGCCGTTCTCCGAGCCAGAAACAGCAGCTTTGAGG GACACGATCCTGAACTCGGTAGTTCCGTTCAAGCTGTTCCTGACGTTCCACGCGTTCAGCGAGGCGATCGCGTTCCCGTGGGGCGCCACGCACGAGCCCTGCCCCGACTACGTGCCTCTGCTGGAGGGGGCCACCGTCATGGCTAAG gcTATAGAACAAACATCAGGGCGACTGTACAAAGTAGGGGCCTTCAAGGATATAATGTATCGTGCAGAAGGGACGAGTATCGACTGGAGCTATGGCACGGCGTTCATACCATTCTCCTACCTCATCGAGCTGAGAAGCAAGCAACATAAGTTCTTATTGCCAAACGACGAGATAGAAGAAACTTGCAAAGAAATTTTGAGTGGAGTCCTAGCTTTAGCCGAACATGTTGATAAACAAACCTGTGTTAATTTAAAGTAA